The window CAGAGGGAAGGCAGAAACTGCATAggtgaaaaagaagagggaatggAGGAAAAGACACCAAGAAGTTTCTGCCGGGGAAGCGCAGAGTGCAGAAGGACCGCCAGAAATTGGACTTGGCAGCTTGTGTCCAAGTTATGTAGTAAAGGACGGGACACTGGACAAGTCTAGTTGATTTCGATCTGTGAAACCAACTTCTTCCTCTTTGGGCGCTTCAACCTAATTGTCAAAGATGTCAGCCTCAAAAGAGCTCTGGATAGTAGAGATAGAGAGTAGGCAAAAATATCTTCTCCGCACATAGACGCCTTTCTGTGACACTGcctgaaagagagggaaagagagagggctAAAGAGGAGAGCGCGCGCGCGCTCTGCAGTGGAGAGCGCCGAAGTTTTCCTTGCCAGTAAGTCAGACAGGATCTCGGTTGATTGTTATGTTTGCTTGGAGCCTGTGTGTAAAtctgaaaattaatttattgaatgAGGATCTTTTAGTCAAGACACTTTTGAACTGAAGCGGTGGAGCCTGAATTGAACTGCTGAGTATTGGAGCAAGTTGGGGAACAGAAAAGGCGCGTGTGCACTGTGAGTATGAACTGAGGGGAGATGAGTGAGTACGTGTGCTGCAACTTTAAGAAAAGGTCGGGGTGGTGGGAGGATTGaggttggggaggagggagggaaggggtgTGGGGAGGAGTCCTGATGTAAGAATGCTAATGAGAGGCTCCCCTCCAACCCCCCGCCAACCCCCCACCCTACCCGCTCGAAATACAAACCCGTTCTCGCAGCTCCATGTGTGGTAACAGGCTCCTCCGCTACCACACTATTTAAACAGAGGATATGTATCAAGGAACAAGGGAGAATCAATGAGATCAAACAAGAGGCAGATGCTCCGTCAATTACAATCACTTGGAcaagtttaactttttttctttttgcaagcATTCTTTCAAAACCAACCTCAACAACATCCAAAAAAAGAAGTCACCTTTAGGCAAAATagtataggagaaaaaaaatcagtatctatataacatattgtagggtcatagataaaaattaaaaaaaaaaaaactggtgacATTTCAGAATACCCTTTTTCCGGTCATTTGACGGTAGAGGggaaaattctgttttcttagGGTACCCAAGGGGGCGCAGGGACTAAGGAggtagagaaaagggagagggagaaggagggtgGTGGGAAGAAGAAAGGCTAAGGTGAGTGGAAGGCACTTCAGCGCAATGCCATCTTTTTTGTTACTCAGTTTCTCTTCTTGCGCTGTGCTCAGCTGGGCGCTCCTGGcaagcggcggcggcggcagcagcagtagcagcggAAACCGAGGCGGAGGGCTCCCTGTGGTGGAAGAGACACAGAAGATCGAGGTTCTGGTGCTTCTACCCAAGGACAACGCTTACATGTTCTCCTTGGCCAGGGTCAAGCCGGCCATCGAGTACGCGCTGCGTAGCGTGGAGGAAAATGGTACCAGGCGTCAGCTGCTTCCACAGGGCTACAGCTTCCAGGTAGACTATCAGGATTCACACTGCGGCAATCAGGCACTCTTTAGTTTAGTTGACCGTGTGGCAGTTTCCCGGAGGTCTAAACCAGACTTGATCCTGGGCCCCGTCTGCGAGTATGCGGCAGCACCTGTGGCCCGGCTGGCATCGCACTGGGACCTGCCCATGCTGTCTGCCGGTGCTCTTGCCGCTGGCTTCAAGCATAAGGAAAGCGAGTTCTCGCACCTCACCCGTGTGGCACCCGCCTACGCCAAGATGGGAGAGATGATGCTCGCCTTGTTCCGGCATCACCAGTGGAGCCGGGCATCCCTGATCTACAGTGATGACAAGCTGGAGCGGAACTGTTACTTCACCCTGGAGGGGGTCCATGAGGTCTTCCAGGAGGAGGGTTTGCACACATCCGCCTACAGCTTCGACGAGACCAAAGCCCTGGACGCAGAAGAGATCGTGCGCTATATCCAGGCCAGCGAGAGGGGTGAGCTAGGGGAACGTCTCCATCTCGTGTACCTTTTAGCCTTCTCCCACTCCGCTTCCCAACCCTCTCTATTCTACTCCCTGAACATTGTAAGGGTATCCCATTCTCTTCCCACTTTTCCTGGCTCTGGGGACTTGGAAAGGGGTGACAGTGCTGGAGAAGTGCAAAGGGTAATTGCAGAAGTCCAAGTACTTTCAGCTTTGGGATGAACTTTTCCCGCTGGTCACAACTATCAGCCTTCCCATCTCCCTCGTAAAGGAAGAGAATGTTGGAAGTGCATAGAGGGGTGGAGATagagagataggaaggaaatctattctctctccttccctaggTTCCGGTCCTGGTACTGAAGATTTATTttgactttcctctttcccttcctcttccttaaaGCTTGTGTAGAGGTGATTAGCTTTCTTACAGCCCCATTTTAAGtatcctttccccctctctgccTGTCACGCTGTTGTCGCATTTCCCTTACTTTTCCGGctactattttgttttctttaaaaagcttGATTGCATTGATTTTACCTCCCCCATTACCAGGGTCCTCCTCCCTTCGCGTACCCCCACCCACTCACCCTCAGCCTCCTTATAAATGCGTTTCCTGGGTTTACACTCAAAATGCGTTGCCGTGTCTTGGCAGCAATCAACATTCCCTTTAGATTCTTGAGCGTTTCCATCCCCAAAGCTCCCAACTACGGGCAACTTCAGGCTCCGTGCTTGTTGAAGAATCTTACATCCACGTGGTTCCAACCGTAATAATAATTgtgtcttaaaaaataaatgccgAAATAAGCAAGAGGTGGGAAATGGGTTGAGTGAGCTTAGTAGCTGCGAGTGAGAAAATAAAGGAGTTCAACTTCCTATTATAAACTAATTTCAGAGCAGTGAGTGAAATTTCCCAGGGAGATCAGACACGGTGGCTAACCATATCTGGATAAGGGTGCAATGCGCCAAGGGGATGCCGTCAGCTAGTTCCAGAATAATGAGccacctttcctcctccccttacGCCCTTGCGCCTGTAATGTAAGTGGTGAAATCTTGGGTGCTCTCAGCTCTGGAAATGGGTCACGTAAGGCTCAGCTCCCCTAAAGATGCGTGAGCTTGCAGAAAGGTTTACCCGCAGTGTGGAAAAGGCGGTTCCGCGCACTTGAGAGCTGGGCAGGCAGAGCGTAGGAGAGAAGCGAGCACTGGGCGCGTGGAGTGGAGCGGTTTTTGGCCCAACCTCCTCACTTTGTTTCAGAAATCCTAAACAGGTGGGAGGACTGCAAAAGGCGTAGGCGTCAGTTTTAGCCTTGCACATTGTGGTTCAATCTAGGATGTTGGGCAGATGGACCCTTTGGCCTACATGGAGGAAGAGGAGGTCCTGGGATTGCGAAATATGTGGCCCAAATCAAGTTTTTCTATGCATATCTGCCCAGGCCCTGCCTAGGGTTGCCCCGGGCTATTGCCACATGGGACTAAGTGAACGCTTATTAAGTCTCTATAATATATGATTGagctatatacatgtatgtatatatacccacACTCCTATTTACAAATGTACAACTCACACACACGATTGGCGTTCTAGTCCATTTAGCCAAGATTTTGGGCCGGTCCTCTCTATGTCTGCACACACCTCAGATTACCCAGATTACTCGGGCTTTTCTTGCCCTGCTGCTCATGGAAGAACCATTCAGATCGAGTTCTTACAACACATTTCCTACCGGCCACACCCAGGACGTGAAAATAAACCCATCCCCATCTCTTCCCCACCCAAACAGAGCAGAACTCTTCTATAACGGCATATATTCCCAGTGTACTGGCGGTAGATGACTGCAGGAATAAATATGAAACTGACAGACCCGGAGCTCAGATCATCAGCCCAAGTGTAACCCTTCCCTCGCCGTCTGGTTAGTGTGAGCGGCGTTAAACTGAATGGTAGAGAGAGCAGGGAAGATACTGTCTGGGTGGATATCAGTAACTGGCAATGCTGACTTCCTCCCGATTTCTGCTCAGATTTACCTCAGAATCTCGCTATAGCCATGCTTTTTGCCTTGCAAATGTGGGCTTTGGTTGCCCCACTGGGGCATATTGGAAGGAGGGAATCTTTATAGAACATTTCCAATCTCACTGGAGtagtattttttgcttttaaattcagGATTAGGAAGGGCTATTTCTtcacctcttcccttctcttcaggTTCTCCCGCTCCGGCTCATTGTGCCTTGGGGGGAGCTGAAGATTTCAGCTTTAGTCAGTTTCAGAAAGCAGAAGTTTCAGAAGGAAAAGCAGTGGTAGAATAAAAACATCAGTGTGTTCACTAGTTTATTGAAGAGGAAACCCCTATACTTAAAATTACCCCCCGTGTCTTCTCtttgtaacaggaaaaaaaaatgtagtttatTGCTTTggatttgaatataaaaatgtatatgtaaatgaCATACCCGATGATTATGAATTAaagctatacttttttttttttttttaaacatgctcCTACCTATAGCTGCAGTTCAAGGATTTTGgaacctagaagaaaaaaaaacttatgaaaacccattttgaaagaataaaatccATCAGGTTCTCTTTCTATgtgcttcttcccttcccctacccCACAAAAGGTAGCAAACAGAAAGGTTGGATTTGTGGCTGGCATATAGTAGTtctttaataaatccttgttgattgattgagctattttttttccaagaaaagtcTGTGTTTGCAGAGGAAGTACAACTACATTGTTAGAGGCAATTAATTTTCAGATGTTCATAACATCTTTTAATAGTATATTACTTTAAAACTgttttcaacaacaataataataatattaaatgaacATCCAGTGTTTAAGGTTAGAAGACAGCATATTACCTCTTAAATCTTTAGGTCTTTCAAATTTTATCCCcgttttaaagatggggaaactgaggctcagagaggtagCAATTTGGACAGTGTCACACAATGAGGGTCAGAAAAGGCTTGACTTTCCATAGTAGCTTGACTGTTGTTTATGatatcaatttattttcaaaacagatgttTAGCAATAACTCTGAAGGTACACAAGTTGACAGGCTTCTTCAAGGCCaccccttccaaaaaaaatccCTTACTAATTGTCTTTGCCCTTATATATGGGGCACCATACAAAGAGAACCATAGACAGGGGTTGATCCGATTAGAAGTTTATAGCCTGAAACAAGAAAGGGAACTCTGTCTTACTCtttaaggaaattagaaaattaacTGAAGACATAAACATTCCAACAGTATACAGTACACAAATTAAAACTAACTCTCCTAAAAAACTGCTGAGAAGCATGTTGGGAAAATCAAGTATCTGGAGTCAGACAACCTTCCCCCTACTCAGGAGATTTGGTTTTGAAGGCCATCTCAGCCATAAGCTTCGCATTTCTGGTCAAGTCCCTAACCTTTTAGAGCTCAAATTCATCTCCtttcaaatggggataatatatcCTGGAactcataagattgttgtaagaaaagcacttttcaaaccttaaagtgccatataaatgtgagttattgctttaaatatttggttAAAAAATGGCTGTACTACTACTGTACTAGTATACCtgtatattttattacatataaaaaatggATGAGTttttttataatacatttatttttgacatttaattCTATTCagcaagtacttattaaatttttactCTGTACAAGACACTTTTTAGAACTCTGTGTATACAAAGCCAAATGAAAAAACAGTTCTTTCCCTTAAGAGACTTTCAGTGgcagaaaataatttgaagaccAAGAGCACTAAAACTAGGGGGATTAGGAAAGGTTTATTATAAGAGGGCATATGAAATTGAGCATTGAATAAGAAGTACAGATCATAATAGGCAGAAGTGAAAAGGGAGCTCATTTCACACTTAGTGACCAGTTTAAAGACACGGAGCCAATATATAGAATGTCAGATTCTGAGAACAAGTAATTCATTTCACTGAAGAAAGTATGCAAAGGAGAGTGATGTAAATTAAGCCTAGAAAGTCGATAAAAAAATCGAAGTCTGAGTAAAGGGAATTCAAGTTTTTTAAAGGTACGTCTATTAAGACCTAATTCTAGAGATATTCTCCTTGAGTTAACTATTCAATCTAGGACTGAATATTACTAGTTTAGTTATTCATGACTTAATTAATCTGTACAATTCATGATTAGACCTAGATACTCCATGAGAATTTAAGCCAGCTAATACATGATTTCTTTATTAAACAGTCTGAGATAAAGAATTCATTGGATGGTCAGTGGTGTTTCCAACCAAAGGACTCAATATAagtacaaaataactaatatgtatTATAGTCAAAACAAAGAGCTATTTGTATACTGGCTGAAGGAACAATGTTCTAAAAACCTTTGGAGAACACAATGGtttctgaataataaaaaaaaatgttaacatcTTTGAAGACCTATTATTTGTCTGTAGAAgcacaatatttttttatttagttgcAAATAATATGCCTTTTTGGAATAGAAATAttcctaaattattttctttttattaactattatttgCATAAGTATCTTGTATAGTTGTGTGATTCATTCATTTGTATGCATATGTAATACATGTTTACATGTGAATAATGTTGAAGAAATTGTAGAACATCAGTCTTCTAGCCCAAGAGCCTAACTGCTGTACTGAAATTACACTTAGTAAAACCTTTAAAGAATGTGTACCTCATTAGGTATTGCTGCCTATTCTCCCTAAATAACAGTCTCACCACTTATTTACACATTACTGTTTTGCTACCACATCAGTCACATATAACATTTAACTTTCTCTTAGGGGCTCAGTAGTGACCCCGTGTACTAGCTTATGGCCTTTTTCTGTACTACTCTCCAAGTGGTTATAGAAAAGTGTTGGAACCATAGATCATACAGGCTTCAAAAAAGGATGTGGAAAGAGGGTAAAAGAAAGAACACATGAAACTCCACAAGTTCTCTAGCACAGAAAAATAGAGTATAATGGGGAGGAAGTGACTATACCTAAAATCTACGTAAGATGCCAAAGTATCAGAGAATAGGGTCTCAGACATACTTACTCAGTCTTATTCTTAATTAATCATCATTTATCAAAATACATttcaataaattaatgaatggCATAAAAAGTCAGTGTGTTCACTGAGAGCTATACAGGACCATAAGAAGTCTCCAACCTGGCACTTCCTAGCATTCCTACAAGGAAACTATGCAAGAGAATTATTAGCATCATAAAAAGTCTCCTGGGAAGGAGATTCCTCAACTTTCCTTAGTACTCAGGTTTCACTgtttcattctttaaatgtttcttctAAGGCAGATCTAAAGGctgttttttgaaatttaatatcagttttttttttcagaatacagAGTTTATAAGACAATTCTTGACagtcaattcttatttttttatgctGATGGGGCAAAAGAAGCcaattgaaatttgaaattcttatCTAAGTCAGCTGTTTCACCCTTCTCCTCAACTAACCCTTCTCCCTAATTTCCAACTGCtgccaaaaaggaaagaaatgcacTGGCTTGTGTTAtactccctctccctccatcaGTGGATTGATGAAAGGAAGATCTTAACCTTAGGgtttaaataacataaataacaaAGAGTGCATTTGAGTTGTAAAATCCAAGGTACTATGACATGTAACTCTTCATTCCAAATGGATATATTAGTCATATCTCCAATCATCAAAACCCCAATTCTATGGGACATCGCTTTAAGAGTTTTAGCCCCTTTGTAATAACAAACGTCAAACTTGGTGCCATAACACATTGAGCTCACATGTATGATAAAGTAAATATCAGTCAGCTTAACTAGCCTCCAACTGCTGAGGCAGGATTTTGCATGCTAAGTTTCAAGTTTGTTTTGTGTCTTTCAGTGCCCATGCTATTCTAAGAGATAGACACTTCTCTCATTGTTGGCCACAGCTCTAGAAAGTTTTTTGCTTACCACAGTGAAAATTGTGGGACATTAAATGGTTTATCCAGGGCAAACAAAAGTAGAGATCTTTCTATTACTTAACTTGCTTATCAATATTGATCAGACTGAACAAATTGCCACTTTACCTAAAAAAATCCCGACAACTactatttatatagctctttaagctTTACTAAATAAACATTTTCGGTACAGCAGTTTTGTGAGGAAGATAGTTCAAATATTATTATCACCTTTTCATataggaagaaactgagtcccagagtgCTTAAATTATCTCCTAGTCATACAGTAACAGGGCTAGTATTGAACTGACTTCTGATTCCAAGACCGGTATTATTTTCATCTACCACTCTGCCTCACATCAGTATATGTTGCTATTCCAGTGTTCTGGAAATATTTAGGTATTAtcttataaatgtaaaaatgtagaCCTAAATTGAATTTCAGGTAACAGACCCAACATGCAGCAAAATGCCTATTGCATGTGTTAAgcttcaaaataatgttttcacaTCCAAACCAGGAGATAAACTGAATgctattaaaatgtttaattcctcagaaaatatctttttaacaACTCAATTAATGAAGATATACTTAATTTAGTATTACTGTTGTTAAGAtacttgtattattttattaatatataacttTCCCCCTGTTGCCCCCACCAAATAGTATTAGGTAAATTTATCGGTTTGTTCTGAATATTTTCAAGGACAACTTCTTattgaagtttttcatttttcctcatcaGTTGTGATCATGTGTGCCAATAGCAGCACAATCAGAAACATCATGTTAACTGCTCACCGGCAAGGAATGACCAATGGGGAATATGCTTTCTTCAATATTGAACTCTTCAACAGCTCTTCATATggtaattctaattttttttcacctttttgaccGGTATGTaaactttttatttgtaaatgtgATTTTAATGTAATCAACTGATGATTCTTAAGGTTCTCACTACATTCTctagtattttatgttttcatttgtgAAGAATTCGAGGTGAACAAAAAGATAATGTAGAATTTAGGTGCTAAGCATTTTAAAACTGATCCCTTCAAAAGTTCATAGAATCCTTAAGTGAGGAGAAAAAGCGTTAGAAATCATCTAAAGAAATTAATAGAACAATATAGCTTGTAGGCTCTATGGCTAGAAAGACCCATGTTTTCCAGCCTTCTCCCAGTTTGATGCTTGAACtaggttcagagaaattaatgaatatttggaTACACagttatacagttatcccttccctatctttattttccccatcacagttttgatatattgtgggtggcataagaaattaaatgggaaatttgGCAgggggggagttttgtggaagctgtaGATGACACATGAAGGCCAGCCAATAAcatagaaacattttaaagactcacaaatgtataaaatacatgtatagtGTTGTATACGGtagcctatgaccaaatacttaaactaaaattttacaataaggtactgaAAATGccctataaaagaaaataaaaaagggcaGACTTCTTTTCTAGTGTGAAAGGGAGGCCAAAACATTTTATGtagattttccagatcataggGATCAAAGGGATAATGGTAGAGGTGACAAACTGAGATCCTCTCATTCTAAATCCAGTGCCTTTGGCCCTCCAAGCTGAAGAAGGAACCCTAGAGGGTTATTCCATTCCTTGTCCACAAAATGCTACAGCCTGGCTTCTTAAAAGTCAGCTCTTCTAGAACTTAGTAGATGGTTTTCCAAGAGTTCTTGTCATTGAAAAGTTCATCACTCTGTAGTTGGGTTGAGGATGCTGAGTCTCTCTGAATTTATTTAGGCTGTTCCCCAGGCAATAGTTATGTAATCTTTTACCTTGCTTGTCCCTGAATGCTTCCAACTTGAACCTGGTAGGAAATCAGAGCAAAACTTTAGTGAATGTATTATGACTATATTGGTAATAACAGATTAAAAATTGGAGGCATATGAAAGAGAACATGTCTCACCAATCCAGAAATTCAGTACACAAACACTTTCTATTTTGCAGTCAGCAAAACTTGAAGCTCAAGTAATATTTTTGTACTACCTtactaattatttttcattcagattctttttattcagtttttcttttttaatttttaaactgttgACTCATTAAAATATTGTCACTTTTTTGTAAGAAGTTGTTTGCTTTTATCATGCTCAATCTCTTATACTTTATGTTGATCATAACACTGAATTATCTAAAAGGGTGATAATTTCATATGTAATTTAGCTTGGAGGCTGAATTTTGCTCCTAGGCTTCCAGaccaagaaattagaaatttataTGGTCCTTCCTTTTCACTTGTTTTCTTGGGGTTgatataataactttttgaatagTTTAAAAACTTTTAGGATCTTGTCACTTTCACTTCCAGCACATCCTAAGACAACTAGAATATTGTTCAGAACCTGAAGATAGGCAAAAAAAGAGATGTATTCCAGATGGATGATATAATAGTTTATGGAGaggttaattaatttaaaatcaagTCACTGTGTGAGTCTCTAAAGAAATAATTCTGAGAGTTTCTTccttgaaaggggaaaaaagatgtagCCTTGAAATGTCTATAatggatataaattttttctctatcagtaaataaatattaatatttataataataaactctcaataaattaatatttatttgaaaatgattttttctaatGTTAAAGGCATAGCCAGTGGTGATCACTAACAGTTATTAGATAGGTTATAGAACAGTAGAATATAGAACTACAGGTATCTTAGAGAGACATCTAATTGAATTCCCTCactttatggaaaaggaaattgtggcctagagaaggttaaatgactttcctaaaaatATGCAGGTAGTAAGGATAAAAGGTAAagtatgaactcaggtctttaatcaaccaaccaacaagcatttagaTGTGAGATGTGATGAGGTCATCGAGTaggagaatagagagagagaaaaaatggagagtCAGGATAGAACCTTGGAGTACATATCTGACAGGTAAAAGGAGAACTAAGACATAGCATAGTCAAGGAAGTCCAATTATATAAAGGGAGAAGACATATACACATTGGGGcatctaaaaataaatacaaggtgatATGAAGACAAGGGAGGACACTGGCAGTGGGAGGTGAttaagaaaggtttcatgtagaaggtggtacatgaatttctaaaaggaaattaagtattttaagagacagagatgagaagaaagtattttctGGAAATTGAGGATAGCCACTTCAAAGGAGTGGAGAATGGAATTGGAATGTTTTATATGAGGATTGTTAGGAAAGATAGTTTAATTGCATTGTAAGGTAAGTTGATGAAAGAAAGTAATATGTAATAAGATGAGAAAGTTAAGTTGGTGTCCAGGATATTAAGTGCCAAACAGAAGAGTTCATATTTACATAATGGTAATGGAgtagccactggaatttattaagtacagACATAACAtgatcaaaactttttttttaagaacttaaaAAACCCTTTTGGTAGCTAGgaggaaaatgaatcaaaatgCAGAGACACTTGAGGCAGAAAGACCATTTAGGaagctatatttctttctttcttcctttctcttccttccttccttccttccttttcctctctctctctctctctctctctctctctctctctctctctcttcgaAAGCAACCTAggccttatttttttaattttttatttaatagccttttatttacagattatatgcatgggtaactttacagtattaacaattaccaaacctcttgttccaatttttcacctcttaccccctcccccctcccccagatggcaggatgaccagtagatgttaaatatattaaaatataaattagatacacaataagtatacatgaagaaccgttattttgctgtacaaaaagaatcagactctgaaatattgtacaattagcttgtgaaggaaatcaaaaatgcaggtgggcataaatatagggattgggaattcaatgtaatggtttttagtcatctcccagagttctttttctgggcgtagctagttcagttcattactgctccattagaaatgatttggttgatctcgttgctgaggatggcctgatccatcagaactggtcatcatctagtattgttgttgaagtatataatgatctcctggtcctgctcatttcactcagcatcagttcgtgtaagtctctccaggcctttctgaaattatcctgttggtcatttcttacagaacagtaatattccataatattcatataccacaatttattcagccattctccaactgatggagatccattcagtttccagtttctagccactacaaaaagggctgaacCTAGGCCttattttgcctcaatttttactttagccttgaatcactgaatgggtgttctTTCACACAAACTGGGATCTGGGAAAGATCTCAGCTTAAAAAGTTCAAGGTCTCCTGCTTCCAGGGCCATCACCAGTTATCTTGACCTGTGCCTTGCCATTGGACTCTGTTGACTTTTGAAGAaagaatgagactgatgactcttgcacagctctgcctcattgCAAatgaaatccaatttatttgcaaatAAAGATGCCATCTTCCTGTTGTTATAaccctcttccagaatgaaggacaaataagcacaacaacagcaatattataatagtccaagtaagaaataatgaaggctTGAATTAGGACAGTTGTGTGGATGGATAGAAGTGGGAGAAATATGAGAGATGTTATTGAAATAGAATCAACAAGATTCAGTAGTTGACTGGATATGAGGGataaaaatgaagatttgaaCATGACACCAAAGTTGTGAACCTGGGTAATTGGAAGAGTGATGATGGCACTGATTAAAATAGGAAAGTCTAGAATAGGAATGTGTCTTGGGATGGGGTAGATATTGAGAcctgttttggacattttgaatttgaGCTATATTTGGGTCACTGAATTGGAAATATTCATTAGGCAATTGGTGATATGTGAGTGACACTTAAGAACTCTGGTTAGATCTATACAGATCTGAAAATTAAACAATGGGATGTGATGAGGTCATCAAGTagg of the Sarcophilus harrisii chromosome 1, mSarHar1.11, whole genome shotgun sequence genome contains:
- the NPR3 gene encoding atrial natriuretic peptide receptor 3 isoform X2; this translates as MPSFLLLSFSSCAVLSWALLASGGGGSSSSSGNRGGGLPVVEETQKIEVLVLLPKDNAYMFSLARVKPAIEYALRSVEENGTRRQLLPQGYSFQVDYQDSHCGNQALFSLVDRVAVSRRSKPDLILGPVCEYAAAPVARLASHWDLPMLSAGALAAGFKHKESEFSHLTRVAPAYAKMGEMMLALFRHHQWSRASLIYSDDKLERNCYFTLEGVHEVFQEEGLHTSAYSFDETKALDAEEIVRYIQASERVVIMCANSSTIRNIMLTAHRQGMTNGEYAFFNIELFNSSSYGDGSWKRGDKHDLEAKQAYSSLQTVTLLRTVKPEFEKFSMEVKSSVEKQGLNEEDYVNMFVEGFHDAILLYGLALHEVLRAGYSKKDGGKIIQQTRNRTFEGIAGQVSIDANGDRYGDFSVIAMTDTEAGTQEVIGDYFGKLGRFEMRPNIKYPGGPIKLRIDETRVMEHTNSSPCKSCGLEESAVTGIVVGALLGAGLLMAFYFFRKKYRITIERRNQQEENNIGKHRELREDSIRSHFSVA
- the NPR3 gene encoding atrial natriuretic peptide receptor 3 isoform X1; this encodes MPSFLLLSFSSCAVLSWALLASGGGGSSSSSGNRGGGLPVVEETQKIEVLVLLPKDNAYMFSLARVKPAIEYALRSVEENGTRRQLLPQGYSFQVDYQDSHCGNQALFSLVDRVAVSRRSKPDLILGPVCEYAAAPVARLASHWDLPMLSAGALAAGFKHKESEFSHLTRVAPAYAKMGEMMLALFRHHQWSRASLIYSDDKLERNCYFTLEGVHEVFQEEGLHTSAYSFDETKALDAEEIVRYIQASERVVIMCANSSTIRNIMLTAHRQGMTNGEYAFFNIELFNSSSYGDGSWKRGDKHDLEAKQAYSSLQTVTLLRTVKPEFEKFSMEVKSSVEKQGLNEEDYVNMFVEGFHDAILLYGLALHEVLRAGYSKKDGGKIIQQTRNRTFEGIAGQVSIDANGDRYGDFSVIAMTDTEAGTQEVIGDYFGKLGRFEMRPNIKYPGGPIKLRIDETRVMEHTNSSPCKSSGGLEESAVTGIVVGALLGAGLLMAFYFFRKKYRITIERRNQQEENNIGKHRELREDSIRSHFSVA